The Prunus dulcis chromosome 3, ALMONDv2, whole genome shotgun sequence genome segment ACTTTTTGATAATTTCCCcttcccttttccttttgattaACAAAGTGTAGTGTGGGCGATTTTCCGAAAAGGACAAATACCACTCGTCACTGGCACAGCTGACCGCCAGCCAAACCAACCGAAGCCACCGCTAAAAACGAAAGAcctcatttttgttgtttttttctgAAGACTATTTTGAATGGAAAGTCGTAAAGCTTGAAGTTAGTTTCACTCGTTTAGATTAGAATGCTGAAATTTTTTAACGTTTCCGACATAAATCAAAGATGCGCAAGAGCTGTTTGTGGATATGCTTCAACCAGATTTCACAACATAATCAGGAGCTACAGCATACATGTCAGACGTAATGAAACGTTGTATCTTCTCCTTCAAAGTTGTCAAAGTTCGTCTGGGTTTAAACCCAATTACCAAGTATTATCAGCCATTCTCAAATCCTGTGCTGCCCTCTTAGCTATCAACTTTGGGAAAGCTCTTCATGGTTATGTTGTCAAACAAGGCCATCTTTCCTGTCACTCTATCTCTAAAGCACTGCTTAACATGTATGCCAAATGTGCTGCATTGGGTGACTGCAAAACACTTTTTGGTCAAATGGGTTACTCGGATCCTGTCATTTGGAACATTGTCTTATCTGGGTTTTCTGCATCTCGAAATTATGATGCTGAGGTAATGAGGTTGTTTCATGAAATGCGTCTAGATGGGAAGGCTAAACCCACTTCTGTTACCATTGCTATCTTTCTACCTGTGTGTGCTCGGTTAGGAGATTTGCATGCAGGGAAGAGCGTGCACTCTTATGTGATGAAGTCTGGATTGGAAAAAGATGTCCTTGttggaaatgctcttataTCAATGTATTCAAAATGTGGGCTAGTTTCTGGTGATGCCTATGCTGTGTTTAATAGCATTACTGACAAAGATGTCGTTTCATGGAATGCAATAATTGCAGGGTTTGCAGAAAATAGTTTCATAAATGATGCATACAAGTTATTCAGTTGGATGCTCAAAGGACCAGTGGAACCAAATTATGCAACTATTGCAAATATTCTGGCCGTTTGTGCTTCTTTAGATAAAGACGTTGCCTACTGCTCTGGGAGAGAGATCCATTGTTATGTGCTGCGCCGGAATGAATTGGCAGCAGATGTTTCGGTGTGCAATGCTTTGGTAAGTTTCTATTTACAACTTGGACGAATGCAAGAAGCAGAATCCTTGTTCCACAGGATGAAATCAAGAGATTTGGTTTCATGGAATGCAATTATTGCAGGATATGCATCAAATCGTGAGTGGTCAAAAGCATTGGAGTTGTTTGGAAAATTACTCGCTCTGCAGATGATCAGGCCGGATTCTGTAAGTGTAGTCAGCATTCTTCCTGCTTGTGCACATTTACAAAACTTGGAGGTGGGGAAAAAGATCCATGGGTGCATTCTTCGACATCCTAGCCTATTTGAGGCAACAGCGGTTGGAAATGCCATGGTTAGTTTTTATTCAAAATGCTACAAAATAGAAGCAGCTTTCAAGACTtttttgatgattttgagGAGAGATTTGATATCATGGAACACCATGCTAGTTGCCTTCGCAGAGATTGGGCATAGTACAGAGTTCCTCAACCTATTAGATGATATGCTAAGGGACGGCATGAGGCCTGACCATATAACCATCTTGACCATAATACAATTTTGTGCTGCAATTTCGAGAGTAGGAAAGGTTAAAGAAATTCATAGCTACTCAATTAGGGCTGGGTTTTTGTGTAATGATATTGAGCCTACTATTGCAAATGCAATCCTGGATGCATATGCCAAATGTGGTAACATGAAGTATGCATTCAACATTTTTCAGAGTTTATTGGGTAAAAGGAATTTGGTTACTTGCAATTCAATGATTTCAGCTTATGTAAATTGTGGGTCACACGATGATGCATATATCATATTTAACAGCATGTCTGAAACAGATCTCACCACTTGGAATCTAATGGTTCGAGCTTATGCTGAAAATGATTGTCCTGCTCAAGCTCTCAGCCTGTTCCTTGAGTTACAAGCTCAAGGAATGAAGCCTGATGCGATGACCATTATGAGCCTCCTTCCTGTATCTGCTCAAATGGCCTCAGTCCACCTGCTGAGCCAGTGTCATGGATATGTGGTGAGAGCATGTCTTGATGACTTGTGCTTGAAGGGAGCTCTGTTAGATATGTATGCAAAATGTGGTTCCATAGTATGTGCTTATAAGCTTTTCCAGTCAAGCCTGCACAAGGATCTGGTTATGTTTACAGCTATGGTTGGTGGGTTTGCCATGCATGGTAGGGGAGAAGAAGCACTGAAGGTCTTCTTTCATATGCTGGACTTGGGTGTCAAGCCAGATAATGTCATTATTACTGCTGTTTTATCAGCTTGCAGTCATGCTGGCCTGGTGAATGAAGGGTTGAAGATATTTTATTCAATAGAAGAGATTCATGGGGTCAAACCAACAATGGAACAGTATGCTTGTGTGGTGGATCTCCTTGCTAGAGGTGGACGAATTGAGgatgcattttcttttgtgtcgAGGATGCCTATTGAAGCTAATGCTAACATATGGGGAACACTGCTGGGTGCTTGCAGGACTCATCATGAGGTGGAATTGGGCCGTGTTGTGGCAGATcatctatttgaaattgaagctAATAATATTGGGAACTATGTGGTGATGTCAAATCTATATGCAGCAGAAGCTAGATGGGATGGGGTCATGGAGGTAAGAAGGATGATGAGAACTAGAGACATAAAAAAGCCAGCGGGATGCAGCTGGATAGAGGtggagaggaggaagaacCTTTTTATGGCTGGAGACTGGTCCCATCCAGAAAGAAGCATTATCTACAGTACATTAAGCGCATTGGACCAACAAATGAAAGAGCCAGTTTAAACAATACTTTGTCAATGCCTAGGTTTCTGAATGCAGAATCTTTCTGTTAGGTTGGCATTTAGATTCAGCATTCTACTTGACTGCTCCATACATGATACTTTTGTTCGGCGGTCAAACCCAATTTGTTATGCCAGTTTCATGCAAGCATATGGGGTGCTTTGCTGCTGCTTcagaaaaatctcaaatcttGGATAAGCGTGACTTTCATTTGACCGATGGCCCACTTGAGCCGAGCCGATCAGCTGGCATCACTTCATATGAACTAAAAAACAAGTTAACTTATGTCGTGTGGATGTGAGTTCATTGGTTTGTTCCGTGGTGGTAAATCTCACTAAGAGCTTACATGCAGCTCTCACTGAGTCTGGAACATGGGTATGATTCTTACGTCTTTCACCTGCGTAGATTCTTTTCACCATTCCAATGGGAGAAGCATAGTGTGTGGCTTGTGTACTAATTCGCCAGTAATTCCCATAATGGCCACATGCTTACAGAAAGAAGACACATGTTTAAGAATTCTTAGGCACGCATTTAAGGACTCTCTCTCTGTTGAACACTACGCTGAGGTCAAGTTCGTACTACAGACATGCTCCCTAGAATGGCCGGCCTATGCCTAAGAGGGGAAGGCGTTTACCCAGCCAATATGTTCTTCAAGGCCCGCTGCCTGCCACCCAGAAAATACTCAACTGGCAAAGAAGACGCCAAACTTTCTTCCATGAGGAGTTTGAATTCAAATCATCTTCATGTATCTAGAAGAAAATGGATCCTCTAAGGTCAGGAATGAAAACATTCTAAGGATTCTCTATACATGATCCGTGGATCTTTCGGCCTAGGAATCCTTGTAGAACATGAAGCCATCTTTTATGAGGCAAATGCTTGGTTGgagtttgttttgaatttgttcGAGTGGCTTCAAACTGGGAATGTCAATACAAAATATGCTTCAAACTGGGAATGTCTCAGCACGCAAGCGAGTCCCCAGAGCCATACTTCTAAGGACAAGCATTGTCCTACTTCTACAAGGATCATTGCCTCTTATTTGGGCAAAGGTTCCAATTGATGCCAGCAAGGCTGCAGTATAAAAACTCGAACCTCCAACATATATTCTTTTAACTACTTGCTGGAAACCAAATATAGGAAATTTGTTATGGAAATCCTGTCTTTCTTGTatcaggaaaaaagaaaaagaaaaaaagaagaaagaacatTCCTTTACTTTAGTTGGAATAACAAGATATAATCAATTCAAAGAATACCCATCCAAGCAAGGGCctgtagctcaagtggttacGAGCATTTATCCCTTCATCTGACGTCATAGGTTCGATTCCCCCAATATCTTTAACGAATATCCATCCAAGCTCAAGCACCTCCCTAGAATATCAGATCTCTTGTTGAGGACATTTGGCATCTACTACAATTTGCTCCTCAGGTGTTGATCAAGCATATCTTTCTGGAAGCAAAACTCGACATGCAAATGAAACAATTTTGGGTGTTTATATACATGAAAACTACAATTTGCTCCTCAGGTGTGGGTCAATtaattatgcaaatgaaatgatGTAATTGACTTTGAGTGGTATGGAGTTATACACTTTATCGTACCgattatgcaaatgaaatgatGTAGTTGTTAACTTCTAGTAAGTGGTATGAACAATATAACAACTGTTCATACCATGCAACTAAGTTGgtttctatgacatagtattaacgtattttcagtaacaaagcatgctctatattttgctctatatataattgtgcacttgaagtttatgatatgcTGTGATTTTTACTAGGAAGATAGTTCTAAGACATGATATTAACagtgtaccttttttttttttacttgtaGAGGTATTTCTTTTTGCCTTTGCAATTGTATCTTGTGAAACTGTATACAATTGGAGGTGGTTTCTGCAAAGTATATTGGATGTCTTGCTAGGCTTTTATgggttttttatatatatatgaaatggtattaacaatggttttttgtacgaaatggtattaacaatgtttttctatgaaattgtattgacaatgtacttctatgacatgatattaacaatgtacttctatgacatggttTGCAGAGGTTCGATGGAGAAGGAAGGGTCGTGTGGGCATGCCCTTGATTTtcgtgtttttatttttattttttatacttgagtttggatttaaaaaaagaaaaagaaatctaGGCTGAgcttgttttgggttttttatttatgttttttgtgTCGGGCTTCTTTTAAGTTAGTTAGTGGCAGtcatgtaatttataggaaattCAACACTCATTTTGTATGTAGTAAATGGtttttgggtatgtttctAAAGTGCATTTCAtgtatggttttttttataatttcaacctctattttgggtatatcactaaagcTCCCTGTtggggctttttttttttttgttctagagcctgacgaatgggcttgggctgccgTAAGAAGAGAAGTGAGCAAAATTCCCCAAGTGCCTGGGTTCGATACCAAGCGCTTGGAAGAGTGTTTTTCGCAAAGTCTGATGAAACTGTTACGAAAACACTCTCAGGCTTCCTTCACTAATAGCCCAAACAAACTTAACCAATTTTACAGAAGAGCTTGGCTTGGAGAGcatgtggcatgggagctagGCTTTCACAGATTTAgcaattttgagagagagatgaattttCCTATGGAGGATGGAGGTTTAGAGCAAGCAAAGGAAGATTTGGCTGGTTTCCTTCCtaatggaggaagaaaacgaatggaggaggagatgggGTGGCTTGAGTAGATTTTCCAGCTGCTTGACAATGCTTGGTCGAGCTCTGGAAAATGGGTTGGTTCTTCTGGGTAGCAGAAGTCCTCCTTTTATAGCCTCTAAGGGTTCTAATTCTGTCATACTTCCCTTCCTCCTTTCATTGTTTTTCCCCACTTCGTCTTCTTTGATGAACCCCATCCGCCCAAGACACATGGGTAAGGAacccatttgtggttccaagGTCTCGGTTTTGCTGGCCCTTCTTCATAGAGGTGAAGAGCCGCTTGCTTTTCTCTCGATCTTTCCTATGCAAGCTGCCAGGACAATGGGAGGGAAAGGAGCTACGTTTTACACAGCGAGTAATCCTCTTGATCGTGTGGATTTCCTCTGGT includes the following:
- the LOC117622799 gene encoding LOW QUALITY PROTEIN: putative pentatricopeptide repeat-containing protein At5g08490 (The sequence of the model RefSeq protein was modified relative to this genomic sequence to represent the inferred CDS: deleted 3 bases in 2 codons) produces the protein MLKFFNVSDINQRCARAVCGYASTRFHNIIRSYSIHVRRNETLYLLLQSCQSSSGFKPNYQVLSAILKSCAALLAINFGKALHGYVVKQGHLSCHSISKALLNMYAKCAALGDCKTLFGQMGYSDPVIWNIVLSGFSASRNYDAEVMRLFHEMRLDGKAKPTSVTIAIFLPVCARLGDLHAGKSVHSYVMKSGLEKDVLVGNALISMYSKCGLVSGDAYAVFNSITDKDVVSWNAIIAGFAENSFINDAYKLFSWMLKGPVEPNYATIANILAVCASLDKDVAYCSGREIHCYVLRRNELAADVSVCNALVSFYLQLGRMQEAESLFHRMKSRDLVSWNAIIAGYASNREWSKALELFGKLLALQMIRPDSVSVVSILPACAHLQNLEVGKKIHGCILRHPSLFEATAVGNAMVSFYSKCYKIEAAFKTFLMILRRDLISWNTMLVAFAEIGHSTEFLNLLDDMLRDGMRPDHITILTIIQFCAAISRVGKVKEIHSYSIRAGFLCNDIEPTIANAILDAYAKCGNMKYAFNIFQSLLGKRNLVTCNSMISAYVNCGSHDDAYIIFNSMSETDLTTWNLMVRAYAENDCPAQALSLFLELQAQGMKPDAMTIMSLLPVSAQMASVHLLSQCHGYVVRACLDDLCLKGALLDMYAKCGSIVCAYKLFQSSLHKDLVMFTAMVGGFAMHGRGEEALKVFFHMLDLGVKPDNVIITAVLSACSHAGLVNEGLKIFYSIEEIHGVKPTMEQYACVVDLLARGGRIEDAFSFVSRMPIEANANIWGTLLGACRTHHEVELGRVVADHLFEIEANNIGNYVVMSNLYAAEARWDGVMEVRRMMRTRDIKKPAGCSWIEVERRKNLFMAGDWSHPERSIIYSTLSALDQQMRASLNNTLSMPRFLNAESFCRLAFRFSILLDCSIHDTFVRRSNPICYASFMQAYGVLCCCFRKISNLG